TGACCGCTGCATCAATAGCGTCCGCCTCCTGGTCCAGATCAAAGCTGTACCGCAGCATCATCGATGCAGAGAGAATCGTGGCGATCGGATTGGCAATATCCTGTCCCGCAATGTCCGGCGCAGAGCCGTGGCTCGGTTCATACAACCCAAATTTCGTATCATTCAGACTGGCGGAAGCAAGCATTCCGATTGATCCTGTCACCATACTCGCCTCATCTGAGAGAATATCCCCGAACATATTTTCCGTGAGAATCACATCAAACTGCGCCGGATCTTTCACAAGCTGCATCGCACAGTTATCCACAAGCATGTGTTCCAGCGTGATCTCCGGATAATCGCGGGCCACCTCCTCAACGACCGCCCTCCACAGTCTGGAGGAATCAAGCACATTTGCCTTATCAACACTTGTCACTTTTTTTCTTCTCTTGGCAGCGATCTCGAACCCTTTTACGGCGATCCTTCTGATCTCCTCCTCCGTATAGGTCAGCGTATCGACCGCCCGTCTGATACCGTTTTCCGTAACTGTCCTGCGCTCTCCGAAATAGAGCCCCCCGGTCAGCTCCCGCATAATCATCATGTCAAAACCGCCCCGACGCACTTCCGTGCGCAGCGGACAGGCGTCAGCCAGCTCCTCATATAAGACGGCAGGCCGCAGATTCGCGAACAGATTCAGAGCCTTGCGAATCTTCAGAAGTCCCGCCTCCGGTCTCCGGTCCGGCGGCAGCTGATACCAGGGAGATTTGGAAGTGTCCCCGCCGATCGAACCCATCAGCACTGCGTCGGCGGACTTCGCATCAGCGATCGCCTCGTCTGTCAGCGGAATACCATGGACATCGATAGACGCCCCGCCCATCAAAATATCCTTGTATGTAAACTCATGTCCGTAAACTGCCGCGATTTTGTCCAGCACACCCCGCGCCTGTCCTACGATTTCCGGCCCGATCCCGTCTCCTGCAATACATGCAATCTTACATTTCATAATGCCTCACTCCTGTTCTTTTCTCTTGCCATCCATATTTCTTTCTATCTTATCACGTCTGTCCGTCTGATAACAATGAATCCTGTTTATGCTTTTTATAACCCGCAGTTATACCAACAATGGGTAAGGGCTCTGCCCTGCCCACTGAGAGCAGCACGGCACTATGTAAGAAAGCCCCAAATAGTCTATATTCGGAGCCTTTCTGTACCATTCATTTGATTATCTTTCTTACGATTCCGATGCCTTCTCCACCTGTGAGATCGCTGATTTCTGCATGGGAATCCGGCAGTTTTTGTTGCTGCCAAATTCTACAATTACCGTATCATCGGTAATATCAATCACAATACCATAAAACCCGCTCGTCGTCAGAATGCTGTCGCCGATCTCCAGTGTGGAGAGCATGGCGCTCAGTCTTTTCTGCTCCTTTTTCTGCGGGCGGATCGCCATAAAATAAAAAAGCGCGATCAGCAACGGAATATATAAAACCCAAAACATTCCCGTTCCCTGTGTATCTGCTGCTGTCAGTAACATTCCCATTTCTTTTCCTCCTGATCATAAACAATCTAACGAATATCATACATAAAAATGAACCATCCATCAAGTCTTTTCTGTACATATTCTACAGATTGTTCAGAATTTCCCTATGAATCGCTTTCCTGCTGCATCCCTGACAGCTTCGTTTTTTTATACCCGGCAAAATTTCCTGCGTCCAGTGCATCTCTGATCTCTGTCATCATCGTGTTATAAAAATAAAGGTTGTGGAGCACACAGAGCCTCATGCCAAGCATCTCCTTCGCCTTGAGCAGATGCCGGATATAAGCCCTTGAATAGCGCCGGCACGCCGGACACTGACATCCCTCTTCGATCGGACGATCGTCCAGTTCATATCTGGCATTAAACAAATTACGCTTTCCCTCGTTCGTATATACATGGCCATGGCGACCATTGCGGGAAGGATAGACACAGTCAAAGAAGTCAATTCCCCGTTCCACCCCTTCCAGTATATTGGCCGGTGTACCGACCCCCATCAGATAAGTTGGCTTATCTACCGGCAGACAGGGAACCGTCTCCTCCAGAATATAATACATCTCCTCATGCGTCTCGCCGACCGCCAGACCGCCGACCGCATAACCATCCAGATCAAGCTCCGCGATCGCCCTGGCATGTGCAACACGAATATCCGCAAAGACAGCGCCCTGGTTAATACCGAACAGCATCTGTTCCCTGTTTAACGTATCTTCCAGACCATTCAGCCTTGCCATCTCATCCCGGCAGCGGATGAGCCATCTCGTCGTCCGGTCGACAGAAGCCTGTACATAAGAACGGTCCGCCTTACTTGACGGACACTCGTCAAAAGCCATCGCAATCGTGGACGCCAGATTTGACTGAATCTGCATACTTTCTTCCGGTCCCATAAAAATCTTTCTGCCATCAATATGAGAATGAAAGAATACACCTTCCTCTTTGATCTTTCGCAATCCCGCCAGAGAAAATACCTGAAACCCGCCGGAATCAGTGAGGATTGGCTTCTGCCACGACATAAACCGGTGCAGACCTCCAAGCTGCCTGATCACGGCGTCTCCCGGACGCACATGAAGATGATACGTATTCGAGAGCTCCACCTGCGTTCCGATCTCTTCCAGATCACGTGTGGAAACTGCGCCCTTAATTGCCGCCGCAGTCCCCACATTCATAAATACGGGGGTCTGGATTGTGCCGTGCACGGTATGAAATTCTCCACGCTTGGCACGCCCCTCCTGCTTTAACAGACGATACTTTTTCTGTTCCATATCATTACAGACTGTCTATAAACTCTTCCAGACAGATTCCTTTCTCTTTCATCACCGTAGCTGCTTCCTTACCCACATACCGGAAATGCCACGGTTCATATTCAATACTTGTTATGTACTCCTTGCCCTTCGGATAGCGTAAAGTGAATCCATATTCACAGCTGTGCTCCTCCAGCCATCTGCCCGCTTCCGTATCTCCGAATCCCTCATTCAGGGAATAATAACTGTCACACACAATATCCAGCGCAAGACCGATCTGGTGCTCACTGGCCCCCGGTACCGTAACTGCCTGGGAAGAAACTTTATAAGCTTCCATATAACTCATGCCCTTCCCCATATAGGCCTTGATCTTGCGGTTGAAAAGTACCTGCTGGCGGTTCAGATCCCGGTATGGGGAACAGATGACAAGATCAATGCCATCGTTTTTCGCAGCCTGCAGCATCGCCAGAAGATCCTCAATGATCCGCTCATCGCACTTCATGGAGCCTTTGATCGTACCCAGTTCAAACGTATAGTCTTCCGGAATCGGATGCTGCTTATTGATCAGCAAGAGTCTCCAGTCATCTTTGTCAAACACAACTTCATCCAGAGACACCTGCCCGCCGCCGGAAGCATCTGACTCTTCCGCTGCAGCGCCGTTTTCCTCCAAAATCTCATCCAGCGTATATTTGTCGATGTCCTCCATATTTTCCAGCTCCGTATCTTCGTAGCCGTCGAGCACGTCCGCGTCGTCCAGAATCTCACTGGCGGCAAAGGAACTGTCGTCCGCCGGGCCGGTATCCGGACGCTCTTCCGCAACGGCTAATTCCATGCGGTCGGTCTCCTCATATAACATCGTTTTCTCCGTCAGTTCCATATCCTCAAAGATTGGAAAAGAGAAACTGCTACTCATCACAAAGAAAAGAAACACCACGATCATACAGGCATATTTCTTACTGTTAGAAGCGAAATAAGCCGGAATGGAAGCAATGACTGCCATAATATAGAGAAACGGACTCGGAACCCATCTGGCCCATTTTTTCTTTTTTATCAATTTCATATACCGGGAAACCGGATTTTCCTTCAATGTCTGCATCATAGTTCTTCCTCATCAGTGGTACTTTCGTACAGAGTAATATTAGCACATCTTTGTCTCTTTTCTCAATCCTTTTTTTGTATATTTCAAAAATATATTTCCAGGCATCTCATTTCTCTGCCCACAGCACAAAGACCGGAGAGAAAATTTGTCCCTTGTGAAATGATAATATTTTCTTTATACTGTTTTTATCGTATCGGATTCGGGTGCCAAGAAACACACCAGACAGCACACCAGATATAAGAAAGGAAAGAAAAATGGCAGGCTCATCATTTGGAAAATGTTTTACAGTAACGACATGGGGCGAATCGCATGGCGCCGCGCTTGGCGCCGTCGTTGACGGCTGTCCGGCAGGACTGCTCCTGACGGAACATGAAATACAGCGTTATCTCGACCGGCGCAAACCGGGACAGACAGACATCTCCACCCCGCGAAAGGAAGCCGACCAGGTACGGATCTTATCCGGCGTCTTTGAGGGACGCACAACCGGAACGCCGATCTCACTGATGATCGAAAACACCTCTCAAAAGTCAAAAGATTACAGCGAGATCGCTTCCTATTACCGGCCCGGCCATGCTGACTTTACCTTTGACGCCAAATACGGATTCCGGGATTATCGTGGCGGCGGCCGTTCCTCCGGCAGAGAAACTGCGGGCAGAGTGGCAGCCGGTGCCGTAGCCCTCTCTTTCCTCAACGAACTCGGCATCTCCGTCTGTGCCTGCACAAAGGCTATCGGCCCGGTGACAGTTCCTGACGGCTGCTATCACAGAGACGCTGTCTTGCAGACACCTACGGCTATGCCGGACTATGAGAGCAGTAAAAAGGCTGAAGTCTGGCTGCAAAACTGTATGCTGGAGAAAGATTCGGCAGGCGGCGTCATCGAATGCCTGATCGACGGTCTGCCGGCCGGTATCGGAGAAACCGTCTTTGACAAGCTGGACGCCTGCCTCGGAAAGGCCATTCTCTCCATCGGCGCCGTCAAAGCCTTTGAAATTGGGGACGGCTTTCGGGCTGCACAGGCAAAAGGTTCCGCAAACAATGACGCCTTTATTATGAGAAACGGCAGCGTAGAAAAACAATCAAACCATGCCGGCGGCATTCTCGGCGGCATGAGCGATGGTTCTTCTGTTATCCTTCGGGCTTATATAAAACCGACGCCTTCCATCTTTCAGGAGCAGGAGACGGTAAACAAAGACGGGGAAAATATAACCGTGCAGATCAAAGGTCGTCATGATCCCGTCATTGTTCCGCGGGCAGTCGTCGTCGTGGAAGCCATGGCCGCTCTCACTGTCGCTGATTTATTACTGCAGAACATGCACGCAAGACTGGATCGGATCAAAGATTTTTATAAACGCTAGAACGGATGCAGGCAATATAAAAAGAACCGCGTATACGCGGTTCTTTTTATATTGATGTCATTCTCAGACAATCCCCTGTCAGTTATTGATCAGTTTGTCCTCATCACTCCAACTGTACAGCTTTCTGATTTCTTCGCCGATTACCTCCGATGAATGCTCGGACGCTTTCTTTCTCATCGCACGGAAATGTACCTGCTTTCCAGCCGGAGACATGTCGAGCAGGAAATCTTTGGCAAACGTACCGTCCTGAATATCAGATAAGATCTTTTTCATTGCCTTTTTTGTATCTTCTGTGATAATCTTAGGCCCTGTGATATAGTCACCGTACTCCGCCGTATTGGAAATGGAATACCGCATTCCTGAGAACCCTGACTGATAGATGAGATCTACGATCAGTTTCATCTCATGGATACACTCAAAATAGGCATTTCTCGGATCATAGCCCGCTTCCACCAACGTCTCAAATCCTGCCTGCATCAATGCACAGACACCACCGCAGAGAACTGCCTGCTCACCGAACAGATCGGTCTCGGTCTCGGTGCGGAAGGTCGTCTCCAGTACGCCTGCTCTCGCCCCGCCAATGCCAAGTGCATAGGCAAGCGCCATATCCTTTGCTTTTCCTGTATAATCCTGTTCCACAGCTACCAGACAGGGCACACCCTTGCCGGCCTGATATTCGCTGCGTACCGTATGTCCCGGACCTTTCGGTGCGATCATCGTCACATCGACGTTCGCTGGCGGTACGATACAGCCAAAGTGAATATTAAATCCATGGGCAAACATCAGCATATTGCCTTCTTCCAGATTTGGTTCGATGTCATTTTTATAAAGATCCGCCTGTTTCTCATCATTGATCAGGATCATGATGATGTCGGCCTTCTTTGCGGCTTCTGCTGCAGTATACACTTCGAAGC
The sequence above is a segment of the Lachnospiraceae bacterium JLR.KK008 genome. Coding sequences within it:
- the leuB gene encoding 3-isopropylmalate dehydrogenase, yielding MKCKIACIAGDGIGPEIVGQARGVLDKIAAVYGHEFTYKDILMGGASIDVHGIPLTDEAIADAKSADAVLMGSIGGDTSKSPWYQLPPDRRPEAGLLKIRKALNLFANLRPAVLYEELADACPLRTEVRRGGFDMMIMRELTGGLYFGERRTVTENGIRRAVDTLTYTEEEIRRIAVKGFEIAAKRRKKVTSVDKANVLDSSRLWRAVVEEVARDYPEITLEHMLVDNCAMQLVKDPAQFDVILTENMFGDILSDEASMVTGSIGMLASASLNDTKFGLYEPSHGSAPDIAGQDIANPIATILSASMMLRYSFDLDQEADAIDAAVRRALKEGWRTGDIMSEGCRQIGCSEMGHIITEYITNRIS
- the yajC gene encoding preprotein translocase subunit YajC → MGMLLTAADTQGTGMFWVLYIPLLIALFYFMAIRPQKKEQKRLSAMLSTLEIGDSILTTSGFYGIVIDITDDTVIVEFGSNKNCRIPMQKSAISQVEKASES
- the tgt gene encoding tRNA guanosine(34) transglycosylase Tgt: MEQKKYRLLKQEGRAKRGEFHTVHGTIQTPVFMNVGTAAAIKGAVSTRDLEEIGTQVELSNTYHLHVRPGDAVIRQLGGLHRFMSWQKPILTDSGGFQVFSLAGLRKIKEEGVFFHSHIDGRKIFMGPEESMQIQSNLASTIAMAFDECPSSKADRSYVQASVDRTTRWLIRCRDEMARLNGLEDTLNREQMLFGINQGAVFADIRVAHARAIAELDLDGYAVGGLAVGETHEEMYYILEETVPCLPVDKPTYLMGVGTPANILEGVERGIDFFDCVYPSRNGRHGHVYTNEGKRNLFNARYELDDRPIEEGCQCPACRRYSRAYIRHLLKAKEMLGMRLCVLHNLYFYNTMMTEIRDALDAGNFAGYKKTKLSGMQQESDS
- a CDS encoding M15 family metallopeptidase; its protein translation is MMQTLKENPVSRYMKLIKKKKWARWVPSPFLYIMAVIASIPAYFASNSKKYACMIVVFLFFVMSSSFSFPIFEDMELTEKTMLYEETDRMELAVAEERPDTGPADDSSFAASEILDDADVLDGYEDTELENMEDIDKYTLDEILEENGAAAEESDASGGGQVSLDEVVFDKDDWRLLLINKQHPIPEDYTFELGTIKGSMKCDERIIEDLLAMLQAAKNDGIDLVICSPYRDLNRQQVLFNRKIKAYMGKGMSYMEAYKVSSQAVTVPGASEHQIGLALDIVCDSYYSLNEGFGDTEAGRWLEEHSCEYGFTLRYPKGKEYITSIEYEPWHFRYVGKEAATVMKEKGICLEEFIDSL
- the aroC gene encoding chorismate synthase, producing MAGSSFGKCFTVTTWGESHGAALGAVVDGCPAGLLLTEHEIQRYLDRRKPGQTDISTPRKEADQVRILSGVFEGRTTGTPISLMIENTSQKSKDYSEIASYYRPGHADFTFDAKYGFRDYRGGGRSSGRETAGRVAAGAVALSFLNELGISVCACTKAIGPVTVPDGCYHRDAVLQTPTAMPDYESSKKAEVWLQNCMLEKDSAGGVIECLIDGLPAGIGETVFDKLDACLGKAILSIGAVKAFEIGDGFRAAQAKGSANNDAFIMRNGSVEKQSNHAGGILGGMSDGSSVILRAYIKPTPSIFQEQETVNKDGENITVQIKGRHDPVIVPRAVVVVEAMAALTVADLLLQNMHARLDRIKDFYKR
- the ilvC gene encoding ketol-acid reductoisomerase → MEEEKMANIYYQEDCNLSLLEGKTIAIIGYGSQGHAHALNLKESGCHVIIGLYKGSGSWEKAQAQGFEVYTAAEAAKKADIIMILINDEKQADLYKNDIEPNLEEGNMLMFAHGFNIHFGCIVPPANVDVTMIAPKGPGHTVRSEYQAGKGVPCLVAVEQDYTGKAKDMALAYALGIGGARAGVLETTFRTETETDLFGEQAVLCGGVCALMQAGFETLVEAGYDPRNAYFECIHEMKLIVDLIYQSGFSGMRYSISNTAEYGDYITGPKIITEDTKKAMKKILSDIQDGTFAKDFLLDMSPAGKQVHFRAMRKKASEHSSEVIGEEIRKLYSWSDEDKLINN